A window of the Lolium perenne isolate Kyuss_39 chromosome 7, Kyuss_2.0, whole genome shotgun sequence genome harbors these coding sequences:
- the LOC139833688 gene encoding uncharacterized protein has translation MARCVWALAPGDITDLVANIKEPHAKGWLAAVFSVLPQGESTRVVVTLWALWHVKRKAVHEGILQSPLSTHSFVDRFLADIDLTNPGQVSSSGPRSAVRLKWIAPPAGQMKINVDAAISKNSGTGSIAAVIRQEDGGFVGASSVVLQGITDPEILEAMACREGFTLADLLLQRFILASDCSNAVSSINGEGMGPYGHIVKEIKARAAGFQQV, from the coding sequence ATGGCGAGATGTGTCTGGGCTTTGGCTCCAGGGGACATCACTGATCTGGTTGCTAATATCAAAGAACCACACGCCAAGGGATGGCTGGCGGCTGTTTTCAGTGTTTTACCTCAGGGGGAGAGTACCCGAGTGGTGGTGACGCTTTGGGCATTGTGGCATGTGAAGCGGAAGGCAGTTCATGAGGGGATCTTGCAAAGCCCCCTTTCTACTCACAGCTTCGTCGATCGGTTCTTGGCAGATATTGATCTCACAAATCCTGGACAGGTTTCAAGTTCTGGCCCTCGCTCTGCAGTGAGGCTAAAGTGGATCGCTCCACCCGCAGGCCAGATGAAGATCAACGTTGATGCTGCGATATCAAAGAATTCGGGTACCGGTTCTATAGCAGCAGTCATTCGACAAGAAGATGGAGGCTTCGTCGGAGCCTCGTCGGTTGTTTTGCAAGGTATAACCGATCCTGAGATTTTGGAAGCTATGGCTTGCAGGGAGGGTTTTACATTGGCAGACCTTCTCTTGCAGCGTTTCATACTAGCTAGTGACTGTAGCAATGCTGTTAGTAGCATCAATGGAGAAGGGATGGGGCCGTATGGCCACATCGTGAAGGAAATAAAAGCCAGAGCTGCAGGTTTTCAGCAAGTTTAG